A genome region from Hevea brasiliensis isolate MT/VB/25A 57/8 chromosome 9, ASM3005281v1, whole genome shotgun sequence includes the following:
- the LOC110648632 gene encoding flavonol 7-O-beta-glucosyltransferase UGT74F1 produces the protein MEEEAKTAHVLVVPFPGQGHLNPMLQFSRRLVSKGLHGTFVVTTYISRSKNLSSSTDPLRFDTISDGFDEGGSKQAASMEAYLSSLHSTGRKTLTDLLKKHQSSSNPIDYVICEPFLLWALDVEKNFGLVAAGFFTHACAVDNIFYNFYRKMSPDPVSGPVSMKGLPTLELQDLPSFIVPPESYPANLKMIMSQFANIEKADFVLIYTFYKLGSEVVETRSKICSLLTIGPTIPSFYLDKRIQKDDDYGIDLHTIDASISISWLNMKPAGSVVYVSFGSIDNINEKQMEEIAWGLKRSNFYFLWVVKISEEAKLPKGFAEEVADKGLIVNWSPLVKVLASEAVGCFLTHCGWNSTIEALSLGVPMVTLPRWSDQPTNAKFVEDVWRVGIRAKVDGDPIVKREEIEFCIKEAMEDVKRNEMMKNSEKWRELAIEAVNEGGTSDRNIDKLVSQFINS, from the exons ATGGAAGAGGAGGCCAAAACAGCCCATGTACTTGTAGTTCCTTTTCCAGGCCAAGGGCACTTGAACCCTATGCTGCAATTCTCCAGGCGTTTGGTTTCCAAAGGGCTACACGGCACCTTCGTGGTAACCACTTACATTTCCAGGTCCAAGAATCTTTCTTCATCTACAGACCCTCTGCGATTCGATACCATATCCGACGGCTTTGATGAAGGTGGCTCTAAACAAGCTGCTTCCATGGAAGCCTATCTTTCTAGTCTACATAGCACTGGTCGAAAAACCCTAACGGATCTCCTCAAGAAACATCAAAGCTCTTCAAATCCTATTGATTATGTCATATGTGAGCCTTTCCTGTTATGGGCTCTGGACGTAGAAAAAAATTTTGGCTTGGTTGCAGCTGGTTTTTTCACTCATGCTTGCGCAGTTGATaatattttctacaatttttacCGGAAAATGTCGCCGGATCCCGTTTCTGGGCCGGTGTCCATGAAGGGTTTGCCGACGCTAGAACTTCAGGACCTGCCGTCGTTCATTGTTCCGCCGGAATCATATCCTGCCAACTTGAAGATGATAATGAGTCAATTTGCTAATATTGAGAAGGCTGATTTTGTTCTCATATATACATTCTACAAGCTGGGGTCCGAG G TGGTGGAAACAAggtcaaaaatttgttccttgttAACAATTGGGCCAACAATTCCATCATTTTATTTGGACAAGAGAATACAAAAAGATGATGATTACGGTATCGATCTCCATACAATTGATGCATCAATTTCCATCTCTTGGCTTAACATGAAACCAGCTGGGTCAGTTGTATATGTGTCATTTGGGAGTATAGACAACATAAATGAAAAACaaatggaagaaattgcatggggTTTGAAGAGAAGCAATTTCTACTTCTTGTGGGTTGTTAAGATTTCTGAAGAAGCAAAGCTCCCAAAAGGGTTTGCAGAGGAGGTGGCAGACAAGGGATTGATAGTGAATTGGAGTCCTCTAGTGAAAGTGTTAGCAAGTGAAGCTGTAGGATGTTTCTTAACACATTGTGGTTGGAACTCAACCATAGAGGCATTGAGTTTGGGTGTACCAATGGTCACATTGCCTAGATGGAGTGACCAACCAACGAATGCCAAGTTTGTTGAGGACGTATGGAGGGTAGGAATTAGAGCAAAGGTTGATGGTGATCCCATTGTGAAAAGAGAAGAGATTGAATTTTGTATAAAAGAAGCAATGGAGGATGTTAAAAGGAATGAAATGATGAAGAATTCTGAAAAATGGAGAGAGTTGGCCATTGAAGCTGTCAACGAAGGTGGTACTTCTGATAGAAATATTGATAAACTCGTATCCCAGTTTATAAACTcttaa